A genomic window from Glaciihabitans sp. INWT7 includes:
- a CDS encoding SDR family NAD(P)-dependent oxidoreductase, protein MNTAQNPLSSGFGARTTAAEAVAGIDLTGKLAIVTGGYSGLGIETVAALVGAGATVIVPARRPEVARDALDARGLAAVEVAALDLADLDSVRSFAEDFLATDRSIDILIDNAAIMASPELRVGPGWESQFATNHLGHYVLANLLWSALKRDGGARVIALSSTGHKLSAIRFDDPQFETGYDKWLAYGQAKTADSLFAIRLDALGAPFGVRAFAVHPGGIMTELQRHLPREEMIASGWMTEDGTVNDRFKTPEQGAATSVWAATSPQLEGKGGVYLEDCDIAEPTAAGTPEARVRGVDAHAIDPADAARPWALSAELTGVDAFAG, encoded by the coding sequence ATGAACACTGCACAGAATCCCCTTTCCTCCGGGTTCGGAGCCAGAACGACAGCGGCGGAAGCCGTGGCCGGTATCGATCTGACGGGAAAGCTGGCCATCGTCACGGGCGGGTACTCCGGGCTCGGCATCGAGACGGTCGCCGCCCTCGTCGGGGCCGGAGCCACCGTGATCGTGCCGGCTCGCCGCCCGGAGGTGGCGCGCGACGCACTCGACGCACGCGGCCTTGCTGCGGTGGAAGTCGCTGCGCTGGATCTCGCCGACCTCGACAGCGTGCGGTCTTTCGCCGAAGACTTCCTCGCAACCGATCGCAGTATCGACATCCTGATCGACAACGCGGCGATCATGGCCTCCCCTGAGTTGCGGGTCGGCCCCGGTTGGGAGTCGCAGTTCGCCACGAACCACCTCGGACACTACGTGCTCGCGAACCTGCTCTGGTCCGCGCTGAAGCGGGACGGCGGCGCACGGGTGATCGCGCTCTCCTCCACCGGGCACAAGCTCTCAGCAATCCGTTTCGACGACCCACAGTTCGAGACCGGCTACGACAAGTGGCTCGCCTACGGGCAGGCGAAGACGGCGGACAGTCTCTTCGCCATACGACTCGATGCGCTCGGCGCCCCGTTCGGCGTGCGGGCCTTCGCGGTGCATCCCGGCGGCATCATGACGGAGCTGCAACGCCACCTCCCTCGCGAGGAGATGATCGCCTCCGGATGGATGACAGAGGACGGTACGGTGAACGATCGGTTCAAGACTCCCGAGCAGGGAGCAGCCACCTCGGTCTGGGCCGCGACATCGCCGCAGCTGGAGGGCAAGGGCGGGGTGTACCTGGAGGACTGCGACATCGCCGAGCCGACCGCTGCTGGCACCCCAGAGGCCCGGGTTCGCGGGGTCGATGCTCACGCGATCGATCCGGCGGACGCCGCGCGGCCGTGGGCCCTCTCCGCCGAGCTCACCGGCGTCGACGCGTTCGCCGGCTAG
- a CDS encoding DEAD/DEAH box helicase: protein MTNPQPFGPQVGTSAAEHLSPSFPERAARGTADKLRAWQQEAIAEYFLREPKDFLVAATPGAGKTTFALRLVTELLAQRKIDRVTVVAPTEHLKRQWADAAHRVGVRLDPGFKNAQGWAGKHFHGVAVTYAQVATRAALHRSMTEGGRTLVILDEVHHGGDALSWGDAIREAFEPATRRLSLTGTPFRSDTSPIPFVTYYPDEHGIRTSQADYAYGYGRALADGVVRPVIFLAYAGRMRWRTRTGDEMEARLGEGDTKDITAQAWRTALDPEGEWVPAVLKAANRRLTEVRHGIPDAGGLVIATDHYAARAYADILEKVTGEAPTIVLSDEKAASDRIAQFAASDSRWMVAVRMVSEGVDIPRLGVGVYATSASTPLFFAQAIGRFVRTRRRGETASIFLPSVPSLLGLASAMELQRDHALDRDAGEGLEEILLDDDAADEANRVESASGDALLFDFKALGSEAAFDRVLFDGDEFGAGAVPDSLEELDFIGIPGLLEPDQVKELLRHRQQRQARRIGDRQRQTDEAGADAEIVPLYRNLKEQRALLNSLVGMRAKGTGEPHGIIHAELRRMAGGPAVPQASVSQLQARIDLLRRGLRS from the coding sequence ATGACCAACCCGCAGCCCTTCGGACCCCAGGTGGGCACCTCGGCAGCGGAGCACCTCTCCCCGTCATTCCCCGAACGGGCCGCGCGCGGCACCGCGGACAAGCTCCGCGCCTGGCAGCAGGAGGCGATCGCCGAGTACTTCCTGCGCGAGCCGAAGGACTTTCTCGTCGCCGCGACCCCTGGCGCCGGTAAGACCACCTTCGCGCTCCGGCTCGTCACCGAGCTGCTCGCGCAGCGCAAGATCGATCGCGTGACCGTCGTGGCCCCGACGGAACACCTGAAGCGCCAGTGGGCGGATGCGGCGCACCGCGTGGGAGTGCGCCTCGATCCGGGCTTCAAGAATGCCCAGGGATGGGCCGGAAAACACTTCCATGGGGTGGCGGTCACCTACGCCCAGGTGGCGACCCGTGCGGCTCTCCATCGGTCGATGACCGAGGGTGGACGCACGCTGGTGATCCTCGACGAGGTGCACCACGGCGGGGATGCGCTCAGCTGGGGAGACGCCATCCGGGAGGCGTTCGAGCCGGCGACTCGACGCCTCTCCCTCACCGGCACGCCCTTCCGGTCGGACACCTCGCCGATCCCGTTCGTGACCTACTACCCGGACGAGCATGGCATCCGCACGTCTCAGGCCGACTACGCCTACGGCTACGGACGGGCGTTGGCCGACGGCGTCGTGCGCCCGGTGATCTTCCTCGCTTACGCGGGCCGGATGCGCTGGCGCACCCGCACCGGGGACGAGATGGAGGCCCGACTCGGGGAGGGCGACACCAAGGACATCACCGCCCAGGCCTGGCGAACAGCGCTCGATCCGGAGGGCGAGTGGGTGCCCGCAGTGCTGAAGGCGGCGAACCGCCGCCTCACCGAAGTGCGTCACGGCATTCCGGATGCCGGCGGCCTCGTCATCGCCACTGACCATTACGCCGCACGGGCCTATGCCGACATCCTCGAGAAGGTGACCGGGGAGGCGCCGACGATCGTGCTCTCCGACGAGAAGGCGGCGAGCGACCGGATCGCCCAGTTCGCGGCATCCGACTCGCGCTGGATGGTGGCGGTGCGCATGGTGTCGGAAGGGGTCGACATCCCTCGCCTCGGTGTCGGCGTCTACGCGACCTCCGCCTCGACGCCGCTCTTCTTCGCCCAGGCAATCGGTCGTTTCGTGCGAACCCGGCGCAGAGGTGAGACAGCGTCGATCTTCCTGCCGAGCGTGCCATCACTGCTCGGGCTCGCCTCCGCGATGGAGCTGCAGCGTGACCACGCCCTCGACCGGGATGCGGGCGAGGGCCTGGAGGAGATCCTGCTCGACGATGACGCTGCCGATGAGGCGAACCGGGTCGAATCGGCCTCCGGGGACGCGCTGCTGTTCGACTTCAAGGCCCTCGGCTCCGAGGCCGCCTTCGACCGGGTGCTGTTCGACGGAGACGAATTCGGCGCCGGCGCCGTGCCGGACAGCCTCGAGGAGCTCGATTTCATCGGCATTCCCGGGCTTCTGGAGCCCGATCAGGTGAAGGAACTCCTTCGTCACCGTCAGCAGCGTCAGGCCCGGCGGATCGGCGACCGCCAGCGCCAGACGGACGAGGCCGGGGCGGATGCCGAGATCGTGCCTCTCTACCGCAACCTGAAGGAGCAGCGGGCGCTGCTCAACAGCCTCGTCGGGATGCGGGCGAAGGGAACCGGGGAGCCGCATGGCATCATCCACGCCGAGTTGCGCCGGATGGCCGGTGGGCCGGCGGTGCCGCAGGCGAGCGTCTCGCAGCTGCAGGCCCGCATCGATCTGTTGCGACGAGGCCTGCGCAGCTGA
- a CDS encoding GlsB/YeaQ/YmgE family stress response membrane protein, with the protein MGIIGWIILGLIAGAIAKAILPGRQGGGWIITLVLGVVGALLGGFLASAIFGVAMGGFFDIRTWVIAILGSIVVLLIYGLVTRGSRSRA; encoded by the coding sequence ATGGGAATCATCGGTTGGATCATTCTGGGACTCATCGCCGGGGCCATCGCCAAGGCAATCCTCCCGGGTAGGCAGGGTGGCGGCTGGATCATCACCCTGGTCCTCGGCGTCGTGGGCGCACTGCTCGGCGGCTTCCTCGCCAGCGCCATCTTCGGCGTCGCAATGGGTGGATTCTTCGACATCCGTACCTGGGTCATCGCGATCCTCGGTTCGATCGTCGTACTGCTCATCTACGGCCTCGTCACCCGCGGGTCGCGGAGCCGCGCGTAA
- a CDS encoding SGNH/GDSL hydrolase family protein: MTQQHPWSRYVALGDSFTEGSGDPEPRSPGGNRGWADRVAEVLSEQTEDFAYANLAIRGRLLRQILDEQVDVALALRPDLISISAGGNDIIRPNTDPDRLATILEAGVARLRADGATVVLFDGPDIGMTPVLNRSRGKVAIYNENLRAIALRHDLVVADMWALRELKDPRMWAPDRLHFSPVGHTAIARMVLEALNVQNDLQPYHPEPLVRAPWRQARVEDMGWAREYLVPWVLRRIRHQSSGDGITPKRPDAGPYRSRTTTD; encoded by the coding sequence ATGACTCAGCAGCATCCCTGGTCCCGCTACGTCGCGCTCGGCGATTCCTTCACCGAAGGCTCAGGGGATCCGGAACCGCGCAGTCCCGGGGGTAACCGCGGGTGGGCCGACCGGGTGGCCGAAGTGCTCAGCGAGCAGACCGAGGACTTCGCGTATGCCAATCTGGCGATTCGCGGTCGGCTCCTGCGCCAGATCCTCGACGAGCAGGTGGACGTCGCGCTCGCACTCCGCCCCGACCTCATCTCCATCTCAGCCGGGGGCAACGACATCATCCGCCCCAACACCGACCCCGATCGGCTCGCGACCATCCTCGAGGCCGGGGTCGCTCGACTCCGGGCGGATGGCGCGACTGTTGTGCTCTTCGACGGCCCGGACATCGGCATGACCCCGGTGCTCAATCGCTCCCGGGGAAAGGTCGCTATCTACAACGAGAACCTGCGAGCGATCGCGCTTCGGCACGACCTCGTCGTCGCAGACATGTGGGCGCTGAGAGAATTGAAGGATCCGCGCATGTGGGCGCCGGATCGGCTGCATTTCTCCCCCGTGGGACATACCGCCATTGCGCGGATGGTGCTGGAGGCACTCAATGTTCAGAACGACCTCCAGCCCTACCACCCCGAGCCCTTGGTGCGGGCTCCGTGGCGCCAAGCCCGCGTCGAGGACATGGGCTGGGCGCGGGAGTACCTCGTGCCGTGGGTGTTGCGGCGCATCCGCCACCAGTCATCGGGAGACGGCATCACACCAAAGCGACCGGATGCCGGTCCCTACCGCAGCAGAACGACGACCGACTAG
- a CDS encoding acyl-CoA desaturase yields MSDASVAPVVSFTKTKPGGSRSNPTTEYSSLLRTVRDAGLLRRRTGFYVMMFSLITVALGGAITGFILLGDSWYQLLIAGALGIILTQYAFLAHEAAHRQVFESGKANDIAGRALANLFVGISYSWWMTKHSRHHANPNVIGKDTDIERDFVSFIPEDAARAKGLYAWATRRQGYLFFPALLLEGINLHILGFKTVFGREKVDRRWTEISMLVPRIALYLAVIFAFLPLGMAFAFIGVQVGVFGLYMGASFAPNHKGMPILPHDSKVDFLRRQVLTSRNITGLGTTTFMGGLNYQIEHHLFPNMPRPHLAKAREIAKEYCDSHNILYTETSLTESYGIVIAYLNRVGLSAGGDPFDCPAATQFGR; encoded by the coding sequence GTGAGCGATGCATCCGTGGCACCGGTGGTGTCTTTCACGAAGACGAAGCCCGGCGGCTCCCGCTCCAATCCGACCACCGAGTACTCCTCGCTCCTTCGCACCGTTCGCGATGCCGGCCTCCTTCGCCGCCGCACGGGTTTCTACGTGATGATGTTCTCCCTCATCACCGTCGCACTCGGTGGAGCGATCACCGGGTTCATCCTGCTGGGCGACAGCTGGTACCAACTGCTCATCGCCGGAGCGCTCGGCATCATCCTCACCCAGTACGCCTTCCTCGCCCACGAGGCCGCACACCGCCAGGTCTTCGAATCCGGCAAGGCCAACGACATCGCCGGCCGCGCGCTGGCCAACCTCTTCGTCGGCATCAGCTACTCCTGGTGGATGACCAAGCACAGCCGCCACCACGCGAACCCGAACGTGATCGGCAAGGACACCGACATCGAGCGGGATTTCGTCTCCTTCATCCCCGAGGATGCCGCGCGTGCCAAGGGTCTCTATGCCTGGGCCACCCGCCGCCAGGGCTACCTCTTCTTCCCCGCACTGCTGCTTGAGGGGATCAACCTGCATATCCTCGGATTCAAGACCGTGTTCGGGCGCGAGAAGGTCGACCGTCGGTGGACCGAGATCAGCATGCTCGTTCCGCGAATCGCCCTCTATCTCGCCGTGATCTTCGCCTTCCTTCCGCTCGGAATGGCCTTCGCCTTCATCGGCGTGCAGGTCGGGGTCTTCGGCCTCTACATGGGAGCGTCCTTCGCCCCCAACCACAAGGGAATGCCGATCCTGCCCCACGACAGCAAGGTCGACTTCCTTCGCCGCCAGGTGCTCACCTCGCGCAACATCACGGGGCTCGGAACCACCACCTTCATGGGCGGCCTCAACTACCAGATCGAGCACCACCTGTTTCCGAATATGCCGCGACCGCATCTCGCCAAGGCCCGGGAGATCGCGAAGGAATACTGCGACTCGCACAACATCCTCTACACCGAGACCAGCCTGACCGAGTCTTACGGCATCGTCATCGCCTACCTCAACCGCGTGGGCCTCTCGGCCGGCGGCGACCCGTTCGACTGCCCGGCGGCCACCCAGTTCGGACGCTAG
- a CDS encoding D-alanyl-D-alanine carboxypeptidase family protein — MSVNEPPAPPVRRRPSRRVILRRRAVLFSTSALVIALGIYLPLTLLAPLGSTAPRVLPYSAPDRIAASPELPSYGASAVGVIGYPEASASAGSTSPLPIASISKIVTSLVVLEAKPLSPGDSGPTITFTAADAALRAKYVALNGETKPLAAGSTISQLDLMRVTLVASANNYADALTGWAFGSRGAFQIAVTAWLGSHGLDHTTIVEPTGINPGNVSTAADLVEIGKLALANPVISQIVSTPSMTQAGVGTFANTNTLLGRLGVDGIKTGTLNGSSNLLFAARYEYAGHSVTVVGAVVGATDHKTVDATVTTLLAGVKAGFHVITLAKKGQPFANFTTAWSQKVRAVSTKTASVLVWSNTPVTAVIAAFPATVGQRAGSAGTVTFTAGRQSVRVPLTLDRRLVDPGPLWRLGNPTLLLP; from the coding sequence ATGTCGGTGAATGAGCCCCCCGCGCCACCGGTTCGTCGCCGTCCCAGCCGCCGGGTGATCCTGCGTCGCCGAGCCGTGCTCTTCTCTACATCAGCGCTCGTCATCGCCCTTGGCATCTATCTGCCGCTGACTCTGCTTGCTCCGCTCGGATCCACCGCCCCCCGGGTGCTCCCATACAGCGCTCCCGATCGCATCGCCGCGTCTCCTGAGCTGCCCAGTTATGGAGCCAGTGCTGTCGGGGTGATCGGCTACCCGGAGGCATCCGCCTCCGCCGGCAGCACGTCGCCGCTGCCGATCGCCAGCATCAGCAAGATCGTCACCAGCCTCGTGGTGCTCGAGGCGAAGCCGCTGTCACCCGGGGATTCGGGCCCCACCATCACCTTCACGGCGGCGGACGCCGCTCTCCGCGCCAAATACGTGGCACTCAACGGCGAGACCAAACCGCTGGCGGCCGGTTCCACGATCAGCCAGCTCGATCTGATGCGGGTCACGCTCGTCGCCTCGGCGAACAACTATGCGGATGCCCTCACCGGCTGGGCCTTCGGCTCGCGGGGCGCGTTCCAGATAGCGGTGACGGCCTGGCTCGGCTCGCACGGTCTCGACCACACGACGATCGTCGAGCCGACGGGCATCAACCCGGGCAACGTGAGCACTGCCGCCGACCTGGTCGAGATCGGCAAGCTCGCCCTCGCCAATCCGGTGATCTCCCAGATCGTCTCGACCCCCTCGATGACCCAGGCCGGAGTGGGGACCTTCGCCAACACGAACACGCTGCTCGGCCGACTCGGGGTCGACGGCATCAAGACGGGCACGCTCAACGGATCGTCCAATCTCCTCTTCGCCGCCCGGTATGAGTATGCCGGCCACAGCGTCACGGTGGTGGGTGCAGTCGTGGGGGCGACCGATCACAAGACGGTGGACGCCACGGTCACCACTCTCCTCGCCGGGGTGAAGGCCGGATTCCACGTGATCACCCTCGCCAAGAAGGGGCAGCCCTTTGCGAACTTCACGACGGCCTGGTCGCAGAAGGTGCGGGCGGTCTCGACGAAGACCGCCTCGGTACTCGTCTGGAGCAACACCCCGGTGACTGCAGTGATAGCCGCGTTCCCGGCGACAGTGGGGCAACGCGCTGGATCGGCGGGCACGGTGACCTTCACGGCGGGCCGCCAGTCCGTGCGGGTTCCGCTCACGCTCGACCGCCGCCTCGTGGATCCAGGGCCGTTGTGGCGGCTGGGCAACCCGACACTGCTTCTGCCGTAA
- a CDS encoding RNA methyltransferase translates to MHIVRIDDLEHPGLSDYSGLTDVALRRLSEPAGGLYIAESSKVITRAIAAGHRPRSILVQEQWLPEMEALLAPFDVPIFVGAPGLLEKLTGFNLHRGALAAMHRPPLRPVLEVIDGARRVVVIEDVVDHTNVGAIFRAAAGLGADAVLVTPRCADPLYRRSVRVSMGTVLQVPWTRLPEWPEAAEVLKEAGFHLAALALSDTAVGLDVLAENPPEKLALLLGTEGDGLSRDAVSHADTVVTIPMLHGVDSLNVASASAVALWALRVR, encoded by the coding sequence ATGCACATCGTTCGCATCGACGACCTCGAGCACCCCGGCCTCTCCGACTATTCGGGACTGACCGATGTGGCGCTTCGGCGCCTGAGCGAACCGGCGGGCGGGCTCTACATCGCCGAATCATCGAAGGTGATCACGCGGGCGATAGCGGCGGGCCATCGGCCGAGATCCATTCTCGTGCAGGAGCAGTGGCTGCCAGAGATGGAGGCACTGCTCGCCCCCTTCGACGTGCCGATCTTCGTCGGCGCTCCCGGGTTGCTCGAGAAGCTCACCGGGTTCAACCTGCATCGTGGTGCCCTCGCCGCAATGCATCGCCCGCCCCTGAGGCCGGTGCTCGAGGTGATCGACGGTGCCCGGCGAGTCGTCGTGATCGAGGATGTCGTTGATCACACGAACGTCGGAGCGATCTTCCGGGCGGCAGCGGGCCTCGGAGCGGATGCCGTACTGGTGACGCCGCGCTGCGCCGATCCACTGTATCGCCGCAGCGTTCGGGTGAGCATGGGGACCGTCTTGCAGGTGCCCTGGACACGGCTTCCCGAGTGGCCGGAAGCGGCAGAGGTGCTCAAAGAAGCGGGATTCCACCTGGCGGCCCTCGCCCTCTCCGACACCGCGGTCGGTCTCGATGTGCTCGCCGAGAACCCTCCAGAGAAGCTCGCGCTGCTCCTCGGCACGGAAGGGGACGGACTGAGCAGGGATGCCGTCTCTCACGCCGATACCGTCGTCACCATCCCGATGCTCCACGGAGTCGATTCGCTGAACGTCGCGTCAGCGAGTGCGGTCGCGCTGTGGGCGCTTCGGGTGCGGTGA
- a CDS encoding Sir2 family NAD-dependent protein deacetylase, with amino-acid sequence MTGAALRDWPLATSAELDTAADALRGRTIAVLTGAGMSTDSGIPDYRGDGAPPRNPMTFQQFLKDAEYRKRYWAGSHLGWKRFDGALPNDGHRTLAELETAGIVNGIITQNVDGLHLRAGSQRVVDLHGTMDRVRCLTCGQTFARSDVSERITRANEWLDAPDSFELGPDGDVEFTQIADFVTPDCTVCGGVLKPDIVFFGEFIPTEKFSEASALLQSAGALLIAGSSLVVNSGIRLLDQASKRRLPVVIVNRGVTKGDPRATVKIDAGTSETLAELALRLTA; translated from the coding sequence ATGACCGGTGCCGCCCTTCGCGATTGGCCGTTGGCCACCTCCGCCGAGCTGGACACCGCCGCCGATGCCCTGCGCGGACGAACGATCGCCGTGCTCACCGGCGCAGGAATGAGCACCGATTCCGGGATTCCGGACTACCGCGGTGACGGCGCTCCCCCGCGCAACCCGATGACCTTCCAGCAGTTCCTGAAGGATGCGGAATATCGCAAACGGTATTGGGCGGGAAGCCACCTCGGGTGGAAGCGATTCGATGGTGCGCTGCCGAACGACGGTCACCGCACTCTGGCCGAGCTGGAGACCGCCGGAATCGTCAATGGCATCATCACCCAGAACGTCGACGGGCTGCACTTGAGAGCCGGGTCGCAGCGGGTCGTCGACCTTCACGGCACCATGGATCGCGTGCGGTGCCTCACCTGCGGCCAGACCTTCGCCCGGTCGGATGTCTCGGAGCGCATCACCCGCGCGAACGAGTGGCTCGATGCACCAGACTCCTTCGAACTCGGTCCCGACGGTGACGTGGAGTTCACCCAGATCGCGGACTTCGTCACCCCGGACTGCACGGTCTGCGGCGGAGTCCTCAAGCCGGACATCGTCTTCTTCGGTGAGTTCATCCCCACCGAGAAGTTCTCGGAGGCGAGCGCGCTCCTGCAGTCGGCCGGCGCGCTTCTGATCGCCGGATCATCCCTCGTCGTCAATTCGGGCATCCGGTTGCTCGACCAGGCATCCAAGCGCCGGCTTCCCGTGGTCATCGTGAACCGCGGGGTCACCAAGGGCGATCCGCGCGCGACCGTTAAGATTGACGCGGGCACCTCGGAGACCCTCGCCGAACTCGCGCTCCGCCTCACCGCCTGA